Part of the Natronobacterium gregoryi SP2 genome, GGTGCGGGCGCGGGATCGATGCGCGCGCTGATCGACGACCTGGCGGTCTCGCGGTTCGCAGACGAAGACGAGCCAGCCGCCGACGAAGTCGGTCTCGCGGCCCTCGACGACGGGTCCGTCCATCCGCTCGAGAGCGGGGACGGATCGGTCGTTCACACGACCGACAGCCACGTCGTCAGCCCGCCGGTCTTTCCGGGGGGTGACGTTGGCAGGCTCGCGGTCGCTGGTACGGTCAACGACCTGGCGGTCATGGGTGCGACCGATCCGCTTGGCCTCACCTGTTCGCTGATCGTCCAGGAGGGATACCCGATGTCGAAACTCGAGTCGGTCTTCGAGTCGATGCAGACGGCGTGTGAGGAGGCCGGCGTCCGGATCACCACTGGCGATACGAAAGTGATGCGAAGCGACGAGGTCGACGGGCCGGTGATCAATACGGCGGGCGTCGGCGTCGTCCCGCCTGGCGGTGCGGTTACCGACGCCGGGCTCTCGCCCGGTGATGCGGTCATCGTCAGCGGCACAGTCGGGGACCACGGCATCGCATTGCTCTCCGAACGCGAGGGATTCGGGTTCGGCGGCGACCTCGAGAGCGACGTCGCACCAGTCAACGATCTCGTCCGGGCGGCGATGGACGCCGGCTCCGTGACTGCGATGAAAGATCCGACACGTGGCGGGCTCGCGACCACGCTAAACGAGATCGCAGAGAAAAGTGGCGTCGGTCTCGAACTCGACGAGCAGTCGATCCCGATCGACGACGCGATCGCAAGCGCTGGCGAAGTACTCGGTATCGACCCGCTTTCGGTCGCCAACGAAGGCAAAGCCGTACTTGGCGTCGACGCCGACGACGCCGACGCCGTCCTCGAGGCCATCCGAGCGCACCCGACCGGCTCGGACGCGGCGATCGTCGGTCACGCGACCGCAGATCACACTGGCCGGGTCGTCCTCGACACTGGCTTCGGGAGACGGTACCTGAGCGAACCGGAGGGCGAAGTCCTTCCACGAATCTGTTGACACCATGCACGAACTGAGCATCGCGTCCCGACTCGTCGATCGTGCACTGTCGGCTGCCGACGAACACGACGCCGACGACGTCGAGGCGTTGGCGATCGACGTCGGTCGCGCAGCGCACGTCAATCCCGACCAGTTACAGTTCTGCCTCGAGACTGCCGTCGACGAAACGATCGCTGCGGATGCGACGATCGACATCGAAACCGTGTCGCCACGTGCACGTTGTGACTGTGGCTGGGATGGCGAGCCCGACCGTCTCGAGGAGACGATCGCGTATGCACCGGACGTTCGCTGTCCCGACTGTGGCAAGCGGGCGGAACTCGTCGCTGGTCGCGAGTGTCGACTACGAAGTATCGAGATTCCGGACGCGAATGCAACCGAGGCGAGCAGTTGATCGGCGAGTAGACCGATCGGTGCCGAGAGAACGGAGTGCTAACGAATACACTCAATACTGACCGGCGAGTAGACCGACTGTTATCGAGATAATCGAACGCTAACGATACTACTTACCATGTACAACCGAACGACACATCCCCTGACTCGAGCCCTGAATCGCCTGTTCGACGTCGGTCCGATCCGACTCCACCGGTTTGGCCACGACCACGACCACGAGGAGTCGACGACCGACATCGAGGCCGACGTCCTCGCCGCCGTTCGCGAGCGTGCTGGCGAGGTCCACGAACGTCTGGCTCACGACCACGGCGTCTACGGCGTCGAGTTCGCCGGCAGCACCGGCGGCGGCAAGACGCTGTTGATCGAACGGCTGATCGAACGCGCCCCGGAAGACGAACAGCTCGGCGTCGTCGTCGGCGACGTCGCCGGCGAAGACGACGCGAAACGGCTGCGCGACCACGGCGTCGCGGTCGAGAACGTAAACACCGGTAAGGAGTGTCACCTGGACCCGACGCTCGTCGACGAGGCGATCGAGTCGTTCGACCTCGAGACCCTCGACACGCTCTACCTCGAGAACGTCGGGAACATGGTCTGTCCCGCGGACTTTCCGCTCGGGGCGACCCGTCGCGTGCTAGTGGTGAGCACCACTGAAGGCGACGACGTCGTCCGCAAACACCCGATGCTCGTCCAGTCGGCGGACGTCGTCGTCATCAACAAGGTCGACATCGCAGACGCGGTCGGAACGGACGTCGACGTGATCCGGTCGGACGTCGAGGACGTCGCTCCGGGAACATCGGTCGTCGAGACGAACGCCCAGAGCGGCGAGGGCATCGCCGCGCTCGAGGCCGAACTCGAGGGTGAACACGACCACCACCAGTAGACGCTATGACTACCGAATCCGCGGATCGACGACGAGTCGAGGTGACCGTTACGGGTGTCGTCCAGGCCGTCGGTTTCCGGCCGTTCGTCTACCGACGGGCGACGACCCACGATCTCACCGGAACAGTCCGAAACACCGGCGACGCCGGCGTCGAGATCGAACTCGAGGGGCGATCCGACGACGTCGAGTCGTTCCTGTCCGATCTCCGGGAGCGACCGCCGCCGCTTGCAGTCGTCGAGTCGGTGACCGTCGAGGAAGCCGATCCCGTCGGCGAGAGCGAGAGCGAGTTCGTCATCGAACCCTCGACGGACGGCGACGGCGGTTCGGGGACGATCCCGCCCGACACTGGGATCTGTGAGACGTGTCTCGAGGACATCCGCGATCCCGACTCGCGGTACCACCGGTACTGGGCGACTGCCTGTGTCGACTGTGGGCCGCGATACACGGTAATCGAGTCGTTACCCTACGATCGGCCGCGGACGACGATGGACGAGTTCCCGATGTGTACGGCCTGTCGCGAGGAGTACGAAGATCCCATGGATCGGCGCTATCACGCCCAGACGACCGCGTGTCCGGAGTGTGGGCCGTCGCTGTCGTTGCTCGACGACGACCGTGGGGAACTCGCGACGGACGAGGAGGCAATCGCCGCCACGACCGATCGACTCGCCAACGGCGAACTCGTCGCGATCAGGGGGATCGGTGGGACCCATCTGGCCTGTCTGGCGACCGACGAGACGGCAATCGAACGGCTCCGAGACCGGACCGGTCGCCCGGCGAAACCGTTCGCACTCATGGCCTCGTCGCTTGACGACGTCGAGTCGTTTGCCGCCGTCGACGACCGCGAACAGTCGTTGCTTACCGACGTGCGTCGGCCGATCGTCGTGCTCGAGACCGAACGCGACGACGCGTGGCTCGAGGCCGTCGCTCCGGGGCTGCACACGGTCGGCGTGATGCTTCCCTACGCTGGCTTGCATCACCTGCTTTTCGACGAACTCGACGATCCGCTCGTGATGACCAGTGCGAATCTGCCGGGACAGCCGATGGCGACGACCGTCGACGCCATCTACGAGCAACTCGAGGGCGTGATCGACGCGGCACTGGTCCACGACCGCGAGATCACCGCCCGGTGTGACGACAGCGTCGTCCGGGTCGTCGACGACGACCGGCGGTTTCTCAGGCGGTCTCGAGGCTGGGTTCCACGTCCGCTCCCGCGTCCCGACTCCGGTCCGGAAGTACTGGCGCTCGGGGCCGAATTCGACAACGTCGTCGCGCTCGCCCGTGACGCCGACGTGGTGCCGTCCCAGCATCTCGGCGATGTCGACGGGCCGGCAACCGAGGCGTTCCTCCGGGAGACGACCGACCACCTCACGGAACTGTTCGGCGTCGAACCCTCCGTCGTCGCCTGTGACCGCCACCCCGGCTTTCGCACCACGGAACTGGCAGCGACCGTCGCCGACGACCTCGAGGTCGACGCTCCGGTTCGCGTCCAGCACCACCACGCCCACGCAGCCGGACTTCTCGCGGAACACGACCGCGACCAGGCGGTCGTCGTCGTCGCCGACGGAACGGGGTACGGATCCGACGGGACGATCTGGGGTGGCGAAGTGCTCTCTGTGACGCCCGCGTCGTTCGACCGTGTCGGCGGGCTCGATACTTTCCAGTTGCCCGGCGGCGAGTCGGCAATTCGTCGCCCGGCCCGCATTCTCGCGAGTCTCCTCCAAGACGACGAACGGATCGACGAGTTACTCGTCGACCGGACGCCCCTCGACGAGGACGCTGCCCGGACGGTCAGAGAGAGCGTCGCTGCCGACGTGAACGCGCCGGAAACGACCAGCGCCGGTCGGTTTCTCGACGCGAGCAGCGCACTGCTCGACGTCTGTTCACACCGGCGCTACCAGGGAGAGCCTGCACTCCAACTCGAGGCGGCCGCGGCCGACGCCGACCCGGTCGACATCGACGTACCCTACACCGAGCGAGACGGTAGGCAGGTCGTCGACGTTGCTGCTCTCGTGCAGGCGATCGACGACATGCGTGACACGCACTCGAGACACCGTCTCGCGGCAACCGCACAGGAGACGCTGGCGCGTGGGCTCGGAACGATCGCGGCCCGGGCGGCGACCGACCGCGGGATCGACGCCGTCGGGTTTACTGGTGGAGTCGCCTACAACGAGGCTATCTCTCGGACGATCCGGGCGACAGTCGAGTCACACGACCTCGACTATCTCGCCCCCGACCGCGTCCCGCCCGGCGACGCCGGGATCGCGTACGGGCAGACGGTCGTCGCGGCGAACCGCGTCGAGTGAGACCGGAACTGTCATACGATTTGCTGTCAGTCAGTGCCGGCGCGACCGCGCGCCCCTGGGGTCGCGCCGGGACATCGGGTCAACAGTCCGTCTCAGTCGTCGCCGACACACCCGCGGTCCGAAGCGGGAAC contains:
- the hypB gene encoding hydrogenase nickel incorporation protein HypB, coding for MYNRTTHPLTRALNRLFDVGPIRLHRFGHDHDHEESTTDIEADVLAAVRERAGEVHERLAHDHGVYGVEFAGSTGGGKTLLIERLIERAPEDEQLGVVVGDVAGEDDAKRLRDHGVAVENVNTGKECHLDPTLVDEAIESFDLETLDTLYLENVGNMVCPADFPLGATRRVLVVSTTEGDDVVRKHPMLVQSADVVVINKVDIADAVGTDVDVIRSDVEDVAPGTSVVETNAQSGEGIAALEAELEGEHDHHQ
- the hypF gene encoding carbamoyltransferase HypF, whose amino-acid sequence is MTTESADRRRVEVTVTGVVQAVGFRPFVYRRATTHDLTGTVRNTGDAGVEIELEGRSDDVESFLSDLRERPPPLAVVESVTVEEADPVGESESEFVIEPSTDGDGGSGTIPPDTGICETCLEDIRDPDSRYHRYWATACVDCGPRYTVIESLPYDRPRTTMDEFPMCTACREEYEDPMDRRYHAQTTACPECGPSLSLLDDDRGELATDEEAIAATTDRLANGELVAIRGIGGTHLACLATDETAIERLRDRTGRPAKPFALMASSLDDVESFAAVDDREQSLLTDVRRPIVVLETERDDAWLEAVAPGLHTVGVMLPYAGLHHLLFDELDDPLVMTSANLPGQPMATTVDAIYEQLEGVIDAALVHDREITARCDDSVVRVVDDDRRFLRRSRGWVPRPLPRPDSGPEVLALGAEFDNVVALARDADVVPSQHLGDVDGPATEAFLRETTDHLTELFGVEPSVVACDRHPGFRTTELAATVADDLEVDAPVRVQHHHAHAAGLLAEHDRDQAVVVVADGTGYGSDGTIWGGEVLSVTPASFDRVGGLDTFQLPGGESAIRRPARILASLLQDDERIDELLVDRTPLDEDAARTVRESVAADVNAPETTSAGRFLDASSALLDVCSHRRYQGEPALQLEAAAADADPVDIDVPYTERDGRQVVDVAALVQAIDDMRDTHSRHRLAATAQETLARGLGTIAARAATDRGIDAVGFTGGVAYNEAISRTIRATVESHDLDYLAPDRVPPGDAGIAYGQTVVAANRVE
- a CDS encoding hydrogenase maturation nickel metallochaperone HypA/HybF — translated: MHELSIASRLVDRALSAADEHDADDVEALAIDVGRAAHVNPDQLQFCLETAVDETIAADATIDIETVSPRARCDCGWDGEPDRLEETIAYAPDVRCPDCGKRAELVAGRECRLRSIEIPDANATEASS
- the hypE gene encoding hydrogenase expression/formation protein HypE, whose translation is MNDSDDSNDEVVTLAHGAGAGSMRALIDDLAVSRFADEDEPAADEVGLAALDDGSVHPLESGDGSVVHTTDSHVVSPPVFPGGDVGRLAVAGTVNDLAVMGATDPLGLTCSLIVQEGYPMSKLESVFESMQTACEEAGVRITTGDTKVMRSDEVDGPVINTAGVGVVPPGGAVTDAGLSPGDAVIVSGTVGDHGIALLSEREGFGFGGDLESDVAPVNDLVRAAMDAGSVTAMKDPTRGGLATTLNEIAEKSGVGLELDEQSIPIDDAIASAGEVLGIDPLSVANEGKAVLGVDADDADAVLEAIRAHPTGSDAAIVGHATADHTGRVVLDTGFGRRYLSEPEGEVLPRIC